ATGGGGCTGACGAGCCGGTCGACGACCGCGTCACCCATGCGGGCGCGGACAAGACCCCCCAGGGTGGTTTCTTCGGTCCCGACCTCGGCGGGCAGCTCGGCGTCGTCGAGCGCGCGCCTCACCCCGGCCTCGCCGACGACGGCGCGGACGTCGGCGGCGGACGGGTCGCCGGGGATGCCGAGCAACCCCGTGCGCGGGATCGGGAACGACTCACCGTCGGCCTCGTGCAGCCAGGCGCCACGGGGGTCGGGCAGGACGATGTCGTCGCCCAGGCCGAGTTCGGTGGCGAAGCCGGCGACCGTGCCGCCACGGGTGGCGAAGCTCTCGGCCCCGGCGTCGAGCGCGATGCCGGCGACCACGTGTCGCGAGACCTCGCCGCCGAGACGGTCGGACGCCTCGAACAGGACGACGCTCAGCCCGGCGGCGGCCAGGTCGCGGGCGAGCACGATGCCGCCCATGCCGCCGCCCACCACGGCGACGTCGACGACGGCGCCCGGGGTGACGACGGGCGGGGTCACAGCGTGTGGGCGAGCTCGACGATGCGGGTGAGCACGTCGGGGTCGGTGTCGGGGCTGACGCCGTGGCCGAGGTTGAGGACGTGCGCCGGGGCCGCCCGACCACGCTCGACCACGTCGCGGACGTGCGCCTCGAGCACGGCCCACGGCGCCTGCAGCATGGCGGGGTCGATGTTGCCCTGCACCGGGGTCGAGCCACCGAGGCGGCGCGAGGCCTCGTCGAGCGGGATGCGCCAGTCGACTCCCACGGCGTCGGTGCCGACGTCGCGCATGGCGGCCAGCACCTCGCCGCTGCCCACGCCGAAGTGGATGCGGGGCACGTCGAGGTCGGCGACGTGCGACAGAGCTCGCGCCGAGTGGCGGGCGACGTGCGCGGTGTAGTCGGCCAGCGACAGCGACCCGACCCACGAGTCGAACAACTGGGCGGCGCTCGCACCCGCGAGCACCTGGGCCCGCAGGAAGGCGCCGGTCACGTCGGCGGCCCAGGTGAGCAGGGCGTCCCAGGTCTCGGGGTCGCTGTGCATGAGGGCGCGGGCACGGATGTGGTCCTTCGACGGCCCGCCCTCGACGAGGTAGGCGGCGAGCGTGAAGGGCGCACCGGCGAACCCGATCAGCGGCGTGCTGCCGAGCTGCGCGACGGTCTGGGCGACGCCCGCGGCGATCGGGGCCAGCGCCTCCGGATCGAGGGGCCGCAGGGCCGCGACGTCGGCCGCCGTGCGGATCGGCGTCTCGAGCACCGGTCCACGGCCCGGGACGATGTCGACGGCCACGCCGGCCAGCTTGATCGGCACGACGATGTCGCTGAAGAAGATGCCCGCGTCGACGCCGTGACGGCGGACCGGCTGCAGCGTGATCTCGCTCGCCAGGTCGGGCGTGAGGCAGGCGTCGAGCATCTCGGTGCCGACGCGCAGCTCGCGGTACTCGGGCAACGAGCGCCCCGCCTGGCGCATGAACCACACCGGCAGCGTCTCGGGCCGGTCGCCGCGCAACGCGCGGACCAACGGTGAACGCGTCGTGAGGCCGGCGGCCAGCGGGTGCTGCTCGGGCAGGGCGGAGGTCTGGGTCACGTGGTCGATTGTCCCATCGCCCGCTGGACGTCACGTCGAGGCGACCCGCCGCCGGCCCCGCCCGCGGCGAGACCCTCACGGTCGGGTCGCCTCGAACGCGGGAGCGGCCGAGGAGGCGCGGGTCAGGAGACCGCGACGACCATCTTCCCGACGTTGTCGCCGCGCATCAGCCCGGTGAAGGCGTCGAACGCGTTGTCGATGCCCTCGACGACGGTCTCGTCGTAGACCACGTCGCCGGCGGAGAGCCAGGGACCCATCTCGGCCTGGAACGCGGGCGCGAGGTGGCGGTAGTCGCCCAGCGTGAAGCCCTTCATCGTCAGGCCGCGGGTGACCATGTTCGTCATCCCGGTGATGCCGACCGGGTCTCCGGTCGAGTTGTAGTTCGCGATCGAGCCGCAGAGCGCGGCGCGGCCGCCGGTGCGGAACGAGGCGAGAGCGGCCGACAGGTGGTCGCCGCCGACGTTGTCGAAGTAGAGGTCGATGCCGTCGGGCGCGGCCTCGGCGAGCAGCTCGGAGACGTCGCCGTCCTTGTAGTCGAACGCGGCGTCGAAGCCGTACTTCGAGGTCAGCAGCTCGACCTTCTCGGCCGAGCCGGCGCTGCCGATGACCCGCGAGGCACCCTTGAGGCGGGCGATCTGGCCGACCATGGTGCCGACCGCCCCGGCGGCGCCCGAGACGAAGACGACGTCTCCCTCACGGATGCCGGCGATCTCGGTCAGGCCGACGTACGCCGTGAGGCCGGTGAGGCCGAGCACGCCCAGGTACGCCGACAGCGGCACGCCGTCGACGGGCTGCACGGCGCGGAAGGCGGCCGCGCCTCCCTGGGCAACGTCGCGCCAGCCCTGGTCGTGCAGCACGACGGTACCGACGGGCAGGTCGTCCGAACGCGACTCGACGACGCGGCCGACGGCACCGCCGGTCATGGTCTCGCCGAGCGCGAAGGGCGGGATGTACGACTTCACGTCGTTCATGCGACCGCGCATGTAGGGGTCGACCGAGAGGAACTCGTTCTGCACGCGCACCTCGCCGTCGGCGAGCTCGGGCAGGGTCACCTCGACCCGGGCGACGTCGTCGGGGGTGGGCTCGCCGTGCGGGCGGGCGACGAGCTGCCACTGGATGCTGGTGGTCGAGGTCATGGTGTTCTCCTTCGTCGATGCGGTACGCGCCGCCGCCCGGAATGCGGACGCCGACACCCGTGTTGCAAGTTGCAACTGCCAGGATGCATTCCCGGCCACTCGACGTCGAGTCAACGCCCAGCCGAAAACGCCGATCAGAGTTAGGATCACTCAGTGCTCATCTGCCTCACGGCGTCCCATCAGAACGCCAGCTTCGACCTCCTCGAGAGGCTGAGCATCGGCGCACCCTCGGCGGCGGGCACCCTGGTCGACGGCAGCGACTTCGTCAGCGGCGCGGTCGTGCTCGCGACCTGCAACCGCTTCGAGGCCTACCTCGACGTCGACGAGCCCCTCACCGCGGGCAGCGCCCTGGCCGTCGAGGCCACGATCGAGACGATGAGCACGGCCAGCGGAGTCGAGCCCGACGACCTGCGCGACAGCGTGCGGGTCATCACCGGCGACGAGGTCGTCGAGCACCTGTTCGCCGTCAGCTCGGGCCTCGAGTCGGTCGTCGTCGGCGAGGACGAGATCTCGGGCCAGGTGCGCCGGTCGCTCGAGCGCGCCCGCCACGACGGCACCACCTCGCGCGACCTCGAGCGCCTCTTCCAGAAGGCGTCGCAGACCTCGCGCGGCATCAAGAACCAGACGAACGTCGGAGGCGCGGGTCGTTCACTCGTGCGCCTCGCCCTCGAACTGGCGTCCTCACGCGTGACCGACTGGTCCGAGGCGCGCGTCCTCATCGTGGGCACCGGCCAGTACGCGGCCACCACCGTCGCGGCCCTCCGCGACCGCGGCGCCGACCAGCTCGCCGTCTACTCGGGTTCGGGTCGCGCCGAGTGGTTCGGCCTCAAGCACGCCGCGACGCCGTACGACGACCTCGCCACCGCCGTCGCCTGGAGCGACGTGCTGATCACCTGCACGTCGACCACCGAGCCGGTCGTGACCCGCGACGTGGTCCGCCCCGGCGGTCGCCGCCTCGTGATCGACCTCGGCCTGCCCCGCAACGTCGACCCGCTCGTCTCGGGCGTCGAGGGTGTCGAGCTGCTCGACCTCGAGACCATCAGCCTGCACGCCCCGCTGCCCCAGCTCAGTGCGGCCGACGATGCCCGCGCCCTCGTCACGTCGGCGGCCGCCGAGTTCCAGGCCGTCGCCGCCGAGCAGTCGCTCACCCCGTCCGTCGTCGCGCTGCGCAAGCACGTGTTCGACCTGCTCGACGCCGAGATCGAGCGCGCGCGGTCGCGCGGCGACTCGTCCGAGCGCACCGAGTCGGCCCTGCGACACCTCGCCGGCGTCCTGCTGCACACCCCCTCCGTCCGGGCGCGCGAGCTGGCCCGCGAGGGCCGTGGCGACGAGTTCCGCGACGGTCTCGAGGCGCTGTTCGGCGTGACCGACGCGCGCCGCGCCTCCTCGTCCTCGGCGTTGCGCGCCGTCGACGACGAGCGTCAGGCCTCGGCGGGCTGACCGCCGTCGCGGCACCGCTCCCCCGCGCTGGTGCCCGAAGATGGCCTGATGGACACCATCGTCGTCAGCGCGCTCGCCCTCGTCCGTGATCGGCGGATGCTGATGGTCACGGCTCGGGGGCGTGACGTGCTCTACCTGCCGGGCGGCAAGCTCGAGGCCGACGAGACCGCGGCCGAGGCACTGGTCCGAGAATCACGCGAAGAGGTCGGCGTCGAACTCGACCCGGCGACCGTGGCCGAACTGTTCACGGTCGTGACGCAGGCACACGGCGAGCCCGAAGGCCGTCAGGTCGCCATGACGGTCTTCGCCGCCGAGCTCGCGGCGACGAGCCCCGAGCCGGCCCCCGCCGCCGAGGTCGGCGCGGTGCACTGGGTGACCTCGGCCGACGCCGACCGGTGCCCGCCGGCCGGGGTCGCGACGCTCGAACGCCTGCGAGGGCTCGACCTGGTCGACTGAGCCGACGCGCCGCACGGCTCACGGCCTGGCACGGCATGGCCCGGCACGGCACGGCACGGCTCGTGTCGCCGCTCAGTGCACGTACTCGAGCGCGTCGGTGCCCACGGCCCGCAGGGCGTCGAGGGCGCGGAGGCGGTGGGCGAGCGTCAGGTCGTCGAACGTGACGATCACGCAGTACGCCACGCTGCGGTGCGGCCCGCGCAGCACCCCGAGCTCGGAGCGCACCCCCGGGTCGCCGCCCGTCGTGTGGACGATCTGGAGGTCGTGGTCGAGTCGTCGGTGCCCGAGCGGATCGAGACCGAACGGTGCGGCGACGAGCGACGTGTCGGCACCCAGCGACAGCCAGCCGAGCACCCGGTTCGACACGGCGCGGTCGACGACCTCGCCGCGGGCCAGGGACACCATCAGGCCGGCCAGCTCGTGGGCCGAGCCCACGGCGAGCGCGGGCGCGTCGTCGGGGCCGCGCGACGACCGCGTCACGTCGAGGAGGGCCGTCTTCGTGAGCCCGAGCGACTCGCCCCGTGCCCGCACCGCGGCCAAGCCGACCCGCCCGATGAGCGCGTCGATCGCCGCCGCGTCGCGGAAGGCTCCGACGAGCGTCGCCGCGTCGGTCACCGGGAGGCTCGTCCGGCGGAGGTAGGGCCAGAGACCGCCGGGCCCCTGGTCGCCGGGGTCGCCCGGTCGGTCGAGTTCGTCGAGCGGGCGCAGCGTGCCGTCCTCGATGCGGGCCGACACCTCGATCAGCAGCAGGACGGCACCGAGCTGCCCGACCGGCAGAGCCAGGTGCTCGTCGACGCTCAGCAGGTCGGCACCCGAGTCGAGGTCACCGACCGAGGCCGAGACCTGACCGCCCGCGAGGGCCAGGTCGCCCAGTGCCGCGAACGACGACGAGAACGACTCGAGCGCGCGACCGCCGCCGTGACGCGGCTCGTGGTCGGCGCCGTCGGCGTTCTCGCGTCGGGCGCGGCGCCCGGGCCCCGGACCTACCAAATCGTGACGCGCTCCTCGACCGGCAGCCACAGCGCGTCGCTCTCGGTGACGCCGAACGTCTCGTAGAACTCGTCGATGTTGCGCACGATCTGGTTGCAGCGGAACTCGTTCGGCGAGTGCGGGTCGATCGAGATGAGGCGGATCGCCTCTTCGTCGCGCAGCTTGATCTGCCAGGCCTGGGCCCAGCTGAGGAAGAACCGCTCGGCGCCGGTCAGACCGTCGACCACGGGCGGCTCGTCGCCGTCGAGCGAGATGAGGTAGGCCTTCCAGGCGATCGAGAGCCCACCGAGATCGCCGATGTTCTCGCCGATCGTGAGAGCGCCGTTGACGTGGTGGTCGGGCACCTGCTTCGGGGCGAGGGCGTCGTACTGCGCGATGAGCGACGAGGTGAGCTTCTCGAAGGCCTCGCGGTCGGCGGGGGTCCACCAGTCGGTCAGCTTGCCGTCGCCGTCGTACTTCGAGCCCTGGTCGTCGAAGCCGTGGCCGATCTCGTGGCCGATGACGGCGCCGATGGCCCCGTAGTTGGCGGCGGCGTCGCGGTTCTCGTCGAAGAACGGGAACTGCAGGATCGCCGCGGGGAAGACGATCTCGTTCATGCCCGGGTTGTAGTACGCGTTGATGGTCTGCGGCGTCATGAACCACTCGTCGCGGTCGAGCGGCTTGCCGATCTTGCCCAGCTCGCGGTCGAAGCCGAAGGCGGCGGTGGCACGCACGTTGCCGACCAGGTCGGCGGGGTCGATCGACAGGGCGGAGTAGTCGCGCCAGGTCGAGGGGAAGCCGATCTTGGGCGTGAACTTCTCGAGTTTGTCGAGGGCCCGGGCACGGGTCTCGTCGGTCATCCACTCGAGGCCCGTGATGCTCTGACGGTAGGCCTCGACGAGGTGGGCGACGAGGACGTCCATCGCCGTCTTGGCCTCGGGCGCGAAGTGCCGCTCGACGTAGATGCGGCCGACGGCCTCGCCGAGGGCACCCTCGACGAGCGAGACGCCGCGCTTCCAGCGGGCGCGCTGCACGGGGGTGCCCGTCAGCGTGCGACCGTAGAAGCCGAAGTTCGCCTCGACGAAGGGCGTCGACAGGTAGGCGGCCGTCGAGCGGACGATCTGCCAGCGCAGCCAGTCGCGCCAGGCGTCGACGCGGTCGTCGGTCAGCAACGTGGCCAGCCCGGTCACGAACGACGGCTCGCGCACGACGAGCTCGTCGAAGACCCCGGCCGGGCCGCCGACGGCGTCCCGCCAGGCCGTCAGGTCGACCCCCTCGGCGAGCGCGTCGAACTCGGCCCAGGGCAGCAGGTTGTAGGTCTTGTCGCTGTCGCGGGTGGCGACGTTGCTCCAGTGGTGCGAGGCGAGGGCGGTCTCGAGCTCGATCACGCGGTCGGCACGGGCCGAGACGTCGTCGAGGCCGGCGAGCCCGAGCATCTGTTCGACGAACGCCCGGTAGGCGGTCCGCACGGACTCGAACTTCTCGTCGCGGTAGTACGACTCGTCGGGCAGGCCGAGGCCGCCCTGTTCGACGAAGACGACGTAGCGCTCGGGGTCGCCCGGGTCGTTGTCGACGAAGAGCTGCACGACGCTCGGCATGCCCTGCTTCTCGAGCGAGCCCACGAGGCGCGTGAACGAGGTCACGTCGGTCACCTTCTCGACCTCGGCCAGGAGCGGTTCGAGGGGCGCGGCGCCGAGCGCCTCGATGCGCTCCTCGTCGGTGAAGCTGGTGAAGAGGTCGCCGACCTTGCGGGCCTCGGTGCCGGGTTCGGCGGACTGCGACTCGATCACGATCTCGCGGACAGCCTTCTCGGCCTCTTCGGCGAGCAGGTAGAAGGAGCCGTAGCGCGCCTTGTCGTCGGGGATCTCGGTGCGGTCGATCCACGCGCCGTTGACGTGCCGGAAGAGGTCGTCCTGCGGGCGGACCGCCGGGTCGAGTTCGTCGGTCTGGATTCCGCTGCTCAGTGCGTCGCTGGTCATGCCCGTCAGCCTAGGTGAGGCCCCCGACGGCGGGCCGGGCCGGGCCCGCCGCGGCCCGGGCCGACGAGGTCGTCCCAGGAAACACGGAGGAAACGGCACCCCCAGTACAGTTCTCGGCATGGCACTCCCCTGGGCACTGCACGGTGACGGCAAGACGGTCGACCCGACCGAGATCGTGGCCCCGGAGGAGCGGCTCAGCTGGCCGCGCACGATCGGCCTCGGCGGTCAGCACGTCGTCGCGATGTTCGGCGCGACCTTCCTCGTGCCGATCATCACCGGGTTCCCGCCGAGCACGACGCTGTTCTTCTCGGGCATCGGCACCCTGCTCTTCCTGATCATCACGAAGAACCGGCTGCCCAGCTACCTGGGCTCGTCGTTCGCCTTCCTCGCCCCGATCGCGGCCGCCACCGACGTGGGCGGCATCCCCCTCGCGCTCAGCGGCATCATCGTCGTCGGAGCCCTGCTCGCGGTGATCGGCGTGGTCGTGAACCTCGCGGGCACCCGCTGGATCGACGCCCTGCTGCCCCCGGTGGTCAGCGGCTCGATCGTCGCCCTCATCGGCTTCAACCTGGCCCCGGCCGCCCGCGACAACTTCGCGCTCTCACCGGGCATCGCCCTGATCACGCTCGCCGCGGTCGTGCTGAGCGCCGTGCTCTTCAAGGGCCTGCTCGGCCGCCTGTCGATCTTCGTCGGCGTCGTCGTCGGCTACGTCGCCGCAGTGATCGCGGGAGCCGTCGACTACAGCGCCGTCGCGGCCGCGCCGTGGGTCGGCCTGCCGACCTTCACGGCCCCCGCCTTCGACCTCGGACAGCTGCCGATCTACCTCGGGTTCCTGCCCGTCGTGCTCGCCCTCATCGCCGAGAACGTCGGCCACGTCAAGGGCGTCGGCCAGCTCACGAAGCGCAACCTCGACCCGCTGACCGGCCGGGCACTCTTCGCCGACGGCCTCAGCACGGTGCTCGCCGGCCTCGGCGGCGGCTCGGCGACGACCACCTACGGCGAGAACATCGGCGTGATGAGCGCCACCCGCATCTTCTCGACGGCCGCGTACTGGGTCGCCGGCGTCGTGGCGATCCTGCTCGGGCTGTCGCCCAAGATCGGCGCCGTCATCTTCACCATCCCGCCGGGCGTGCTCGGCGGCGTCACGACGGCGCTCTACGGTCTCATCGGCGTGATCGGCATCCGCATCTGGGTCGAGAACAAGGTCGACTTCAGCCGCCCGAAGAACCAGCTGACCGCCGGCGTCGCGCTCATCATGGGCATCGCCGACTTCACCCTGGCCCTCGGAGGCGCGAGCTTCGGCGGCATCATCCTCGGCACGGTCGCGGCCATCGTGGTGTTCCACGTGATGAACGGGCTGGGTCGGCTCCGGGGCACCGACTGAGCGTGCGCCTCCGCTCGCCCCTCGACCGCGAGATCCTCCGCCTGGCCGTGCCGGCGCTGGGGGCGCTCGTGGCCGAGCCGCTCTTCCTGCTCACCGACACCGCCCTCGTCGGCCACCTCGGCTCGGTGCCGCTCGCGGGGCTCGGGGTGGCGAGCGTCATCCTGCAGACGGCCCTGGGGCTGCTGATCTTCCTCGCCTACGCGACCACCCCGACGGTCGCACGGCGGCTGGGGGCCGGCGACCAGCGGGGCGCGATCCGGGCCGGGGTCGACGGCATGTGGTTCGCGCTGCTCGTCGGCATCGTCGTCGCAGGGTCGGGCGCGGTCGCCGCCGAGCCGCTCGTGGGCCTCTTCGGCGTGGCCGACGAGGTCGCCGAGGCGGCGACGACCTACCTCTCCGTCTCGCTGCTCGGCCTGCCCGGCATGCTGCTCGTGATCGCCGCGACGGGCCTGCTGCGCGGCCTGCAGGACACCCGGACGCCCCTCGTCGTCGCCACCGTCGGCTTCGCCGCGAACGCCGGCCTCAACGCGCTGTTCCTCTACGGCTTCGGCTGGGGAATCGCCGGCTCGGCCGCCGGCACCGTCGTCGCGCAGTGGGGCATGGCCGCCGTCTACGTGGTGATCGCGGTGCGGGCGGCCCGGGCCGTCGGCGCCGACCTCCGTCCGGGGCTCGCCGGGGTCGGTCGCACCGCGCAGGCGGGCGGCTGGCTGCTCGTGCGGAACGCGGGTCTGCGGGCCGCGCTCCTCGCGACCGTCGCGGCCGCCGCCTCCTCGGGGGTCACCGGCCTGGCCACCATCCAGGTCGCGCTGACGCTCTTCAGCACGCTGGCCTTCGCCCTCGACGCCCTCGCGATCGCGGGGCAGGCGATGGTCGGTCACGCCCTCGGACAGGGCGACCGCGAACGAGTGCGGGCGATCACGCGACGGCTGATGCTCCTCGGCGTGGGCGGCGGCGTGGTGCTGGGCGCCGTCCTGGCCCTGCTCGCGCCGGTGCTCGCGCCCGTCTTCAGCCCGGACCCGGGCGTGCAGGCGCTGCTGCCGTCGGTGGTCGTCGCGATGGCGGTCGGCATCCCGCTCGCCGGCTTCGTGTTCGTGCTCGACGGCGTGCTGCTCGGCGCGGGCGACGCCCGCTACCTCGCGATCGCGTCGGTCGTCAGCGTGCTCGCCTACCTCGCGGTGCTGCTCCCGGTGGAGGCGCGGGCCGGCACCACGACGTCGGGTGCCGTCGCGCTCTGGCTCGCGTTCGGCCTCGGGTACATCGGGGCGCGGGCGGTCACGCTCGGCCTGCGGGCCCGCACCGACCGGTGGATGGTGGTCGGCGCGCGCTGAGCGTCGCCGCGGGTCGGCCACCGCCGCCCGGCGCGGCGTCAGCGCGCGGGCGGACCCGTCGTCGAGCCGGGGCGGAACACGCTCGTGAAGGTCGTGCCCTCGACCGGCTCGCCGGCGAGCAGCGCGAGCACCGCGCGACCGGCCGCGCGGCCCTTCTCGACGGCGGGCTGGACGACCGTCGTGAGGTCGGCGGCCCGCGGGTCGTCGAGCCGGACGCCGTCGTAGCCGACGACGCTCAGGTCGCCCGGCACCGACAGACCCAGGTCGTCCGCGGCCGCGATGACGCCCGACGCGAGCAGGTCGCTCTGCGCGATGACGGCCGTCGGCCGCTCCGCCTCGGGCACGTCGAGCAGCCGCAGGCCGGCGCGGTGTCCCTCGCTCGTCCAGCTGCCGCGCGTGGCCAGGCCGCCCACGCCGGGGAAGACCTCGCGGGTGCCGCGCAGCCGCTCGAGCGTCGGCCACGAGGTGCCACGGGCCACCCGCTCGTCGGTGAGTTCGTCGTCCTGCCCACCGGTCGAGCGCCCGGGGCCGAGTTCGAGGGCGACGACGGCGACCCGTCGGTGGCCGAGGTCGTGCAGGTGCTGCGCCAGCAGGCGGGACGAGCCGACGTTGTCCTCGGCGATGTCGAGGACGCCCTCGGTCGGCGGGGCCTCGATCGAGACGACGGGGATGCCGCGCCGACGCATGATCGAGACGGACTCGTCGAGGCGGGTGCTGCAGCCGAACAGCACGACCGCGTCGACCGGGGCGTCGAGCAGCCGGGAGCGCTCGCCCGCGGTCTCGGTGAGCAGCAGCAGCGAGTTGTCGGCCGGCCCCGTCACGTCGGCGATGCCGTCGAGCATCGCCACGTTGATCGGGTCGCGGAAAGCCGTGCTGAGGGTGGACTCGAGGACGGCCCCGACGATGCCGGAACGCCCGCGGCGCAGCGACCTCGCCCGCGGGTCCGGCCCGGCGTAGCCGAGTTCGTCGGCGGCGGCGAGCACCCGCGCGCGGGTCTCGTCCGACACGGGGCCGGTGCCGCTGAAGGCCAAGGAGGCGGTGCTCGCGCTGACCCCGGCGGCCCGCGCCACCGACGCGAGGGTCGGCCTCGCGGCGACGTCGCCCTCTGCCCGGCTCATGCTGCCGCAGCCTAGCCGACGGGACCGCACGGCCTCCGGGTGGCCGGTGACGGTCGGTGCGGCGTCAGTCGACGGGTCGCACCGGCGGCTCGTCGACGCCCAGGGCCGTGACGTAGTCGGAGGCGAGGCCCGGGAGCTGCGCCCATTCGCCGTAGTGCGCGGCGGCCTCCATGAGGTCGACGATCGCGCCGCGGACGGTCTCGCCGAGGGCGGGCCGCATGTCGTGCACCGCGACGGCCCTCGCGCTGCAGAGGATCTCGAGCGGCAGCAGCAGGTCGTCCAGCACGTGCTGACGGGCCGCCGGCGAGAGCACCTGCACGATCGCCCGGGCGAGGTCGAGGAAGTGGGCGACGTCCGCGGGCAGGGCGAGACCGTGGGCCGTGCAGGCCGGTCGGCGCACGCCGGGCTCAGGGACGTCCTCGAGCGAGGTCGCCTTGGTCGACGCCACGGAGATCATGCGGACGAGGTCGCGCAGCAGCACCTCGTTGAACCGCCGGTGCCAGACGACGACGTGGGCCCCGCTGAACGGAGCGCGCACCACGACCTTCATGCGCCTCAGCTCGAAGAGGGCGAGGTGCACCTCGCCGGGGGTGACCCGGTGCTCCCGCACGATGGTGTCCACGTCGAGCGAGTCGCCGGGTGCGTAGCGCGCCGTGGCCAGGTCGACGAGCAGCAGTTCGGCCGTGTCGTGGGTCGTCGGCCGCAGCGCCCGGGTCGTGGCGGGCATCGGGTTCGGCATCGTTCCTCCTGGAAGCGTCTCGGTGGTCGTCCTGCCGACCATCTGTCATGAATGTATTTCACATATGCATACCTGTCAACACGGCGACCGAGCGCCGTTCTCGTCGCCCCGTAGGATCGTCGGGTGCGTCTCGTCATTGCCCGCTGTTCGGTCGACTACGCCGGTCGACTGTCCGCCCACCTGCCCCTGGCCACGCGCCTCCTGATGGTCAAGAGCGACGGCAGCCTGCTCGTCCACTCCGACGGCGGCAGCTACAAGCCCCTGAACTGGATGAGCCCGCCCTGCACGATCCGCACGGTCGAACCCGACGACGACCAACGCGAGGCCGGCGTCGTCGAGCTGTGGAAGGTCACGCAGGCGAAGACGGCCGACATCCTGGTGGTCTCGATCCACGAGGTCCTGCACGACTCGTCCCACGAGATGGGCGTCGACCCCGGGCTGACCAAGGACGGCGTCGAGGCCGACCTGCAGAAGCTGCTGGCCGAACAGATCGACCTGCTCGGCGAGGGCCACACCCTCGTCCGCCGCGAGTACATGACCGCCATCGGGCCGGTCGACATCCTGGCCCGCGACGCCGAGGGTGCCGCCGTGGCCGTCGAACTCAAGCGTCGGGGCGACATCGACGGGGTCGAGCAGCTCACGAGGTACCTCGAACTGATGAACCGCGACCCGCACCTCGCCCCCGTGACCGGGGTGTTCGCCGCGCAAGAGATCAAACCGCAGGCCCGCACGCTGGCCCACGACCGGGGCATCCGCACCCTGCTGCTCGACTACGACGCCATGCGCGGACTGGACGACTCGCACTCCCGCCTGTTCTGACCGGACGCGACGAAACCTTGTGATACTCACATTTCAGGGTTATATTTCTCCTACGACCCCCATCGACCGCAGGAGCAACCCGTGACCTCACCGATCTTCGACACCCTGACCGCCGAACGCGAGGCGACCCCCGTCTTCGAGTCCCTCACGCAGAGGCGCGACGACCCCCGGTGGGCGTTCGACACCGCGCACCCGAGCCCCGCCCCGGCCCCGAGCCCGACGTCGACGCGGAACGCCGTGACGGCCGTCGCGACGTGGCCGCTCCGGGCGGTCCCCTGCTGACCCCCGATCCGTAAGCTGCCCGATCCGTAAGCTGGGGGCGATGAACCTCCCCTACACGGCCGTCCTCTACGACCTCGACGGCACCATCGCCGACTCGGCGCCCGCGATCACCGCCAGCCTCGCCCACACGATCGGCGAACTCGG
This genomic interval from Frigoribacterium sp. Leaf415 contains the following:
- a CDS encoding uracil-xanthine permease family protein, coding for MALPWALHGDGKTVDPTEIVAPEERLSWPRTIGLGGQHVVAMFGATFLVPIITGFPPSTTLFFSGIGTLLFLIITKNRLPSYLGSSFAFLAPIAAATDVGGIPLALSGIIVVGALLAVIGVVVNLAGTRWIDALLPPVVSGSIVALIGFNLAPAARDNFALSPGIALITLAAVVLSAVLFKGLLGRLSIFVGVVVGYVAAVIAGAVDYSAVAAAPWVGLPTFTAPAFDLGQLPIYLGFLPVVLALIAENVGHVKGVGQLTKRNLDPLTGRALFADGLSTVLAGLGGGSATTTYGENIGVMSATRIFSTAAYWVAGVVAILLGLSPKIGAVIFTIPPGVLGGVTTALYGLIGVIGIRIWVENKVDFSRPKNQLTAGVALIMGIADFTLALGGASFGGIILGTVAAIVVFHVMNGLGRLRGTD
- a CDS encoding MATE family efflux transporter yields the protein MSVRLRSPLDREILRLAVPALGALVAEPLFLLTDTALVGHLGSVPLAGLGVASVILQTALGLLIFLAYATTPTVARRLGAGDQRGAIRAGVDGMWFALLVGIVVAGSGAVAAEPLVGLFGVADEVAEAATTYLSVSLLGLPGMLLVIAATGLLRGLQDTRTPLVVATVGFAANAGLNALFLYGFGWGIAGSAAGTVVAQWGMAAVYVVIAVRAARAVGADLRPGLAGVGRTAQAGGWLLVRNAGLRAALLATVAAAASSGVTGLATIQVALTLFSTLAFALDALAIAGQAMVGHALGQGDRERVRAITRRLMLLGVGGGVVLGAVLALLAPVLAPVFSPDPGVQALLPSVVVAMAVGIPLAGFVFVLDGVLLGAGDARYLAIASVVSVLAYLAVLLPVEARAGTTTSGAVALWLAFGLGYIGARAVTLGLRARTDRWMVVGAR
- a CDS encoding LacI family DNA-binding transcriptional regulator: MSRAEGDVAARPTLASVARAAGVSASTASLAFSGTGPVSDETRARVLAAADELGYAGPDPRARSLRRGRSGIVGAVLESTLSTAFRDPINVAMLDGIADVTGPADNSLLLLTETAGERSRLLDAPVDAVVLFGCSTRLDESVSIMRRRGIPVVSIEAPPTEGVLDIAEDNVGSSRLLAQHLHDLGHRRVAVVALELGPGRSTGGQDDELTDERVARGTSWPTLERLRGTREVFPGVGGLATRGSWTSEGHRAGLRLLDVPEAERPTAVIAQSDLLASGVIAAADDLGLSVPGDLSVVGYDGVRLDDPRAADLTTVVQPAVEKGRAAGRAVLALLAGEPVEGTTFTSVFRPGSTTGPPAR
- the nucS gene encoding endonuclease NucS; amino-acid sequence: MRLVIARCSVDYAGRLSAHLPLATRLLMVKSDGSLLVHSDGGSYKPLNWMSPPCTIRTVEPDDDQREAGVVELWKVTQAKTADILVVSIHEVLHDSSHEMGVDPGLTKDGVEADLQKLLAEQIDLLGEGHTLVRREYMTAIGPVDILARDAEGAAVAVELKRRGDIDGVEQLTRYLELMNRDPHLAPVTGVFAAQEIKPQARTLAHDRGIRTLLLDYDAMRGLDDSHSRLF